A single genomic interval of Aedes aegypti strain LVP_AGWG chromosome 1, AaegL5.0 Primary Assembly, whole genome shotgun sequence harbors:
- the LOC5565266 gene encoding uncharacterized protein LOC5565266, whose protein sequence is MSETEKKAEQSTGGETETDGPKPDAEHQRKINVANLPWDVTEQQLRDLFSGHEVEKVEIYHYRKYTLALVLFKDKDTAAAALAEKENSMFRDRRLRMHMEFTSIRHIKREVIVTVVEDENMTEEQLWDKVKAAGVEPTSVLIFYPLGYVTLEKECDKAPILEKLKAAGFNAHDLNQRDQNQHLDIWRAAKLFFRNRNRVQLLNIPNKWIEDKEEMKKQCAEGGTITEAVSNNVTQNPQMASNYARIFYETEEQAVKAAKALNGRVVDGKRIHALHLGSALMPNYKTSVYVTSLDKGVTEEQVYDHFKQFGEIEFTNRRNCGDAAIICYKNAASAEKALACTTFPAPTEENKDATKEVVVKKYDGPLVLRPVALKRKLKAGEEEKDQAEKTKEQQSVLGKLKAYHPIFVGNVPLNCPPLELKHYFAQHGPIKFMFSPQILAYRNSAPHPVKTFIIYYMNRPSQQNAVRFFDHKFFGGHRLHVLPLRGTQNMDVKKTIKMTKIPFMSEDALFKKIKPFVGKINRIVKKSRLIAYIELEDSADVEKMMNVETPDHPLPKGKMEQLKTPISARLYNEDDVRVLNGIAKIVAKNPDMLKKNIQPPNKRPRMEFGGPGFNQGPGGFVPNNNMNNPNAIQDLLRLAFMSGKNVGESLASNQSSFGPDPPVANSNNFGDGGFGNRNRNNQGGNQGNFRGQGRMNMNQNQNRGNNANNFGGNTNAGGNNFQASPGNQNRGGQNMNRGNQQNQNRAGGNMNQGNNMNQAGGGNVNRPQQNKPMNMNTGNQNQNRNNQVGGGGNMNRNQNQNNRNNFDNDNSFGGGNNFGNNRNNNFSNDSFGSNDNNFGGNNSGSNNFSNDNNFGGNNRGNNFGGNKRNQNDNFNNSFGSGNNSGGNNRFNNDGNNFNSNFNNRNQNNRFDNDNDNNFTGNKGGNNFGNRQNKPFNQGNNQGGNQGGGMSFGEFNNSNSSNRSGGNFGGNNSGFNSGNAGGNKWNNNSQQSNTGSRLAGSIFSRRF, encoded by the exons ATGTCTGAAACCGAGAAGAAAGCag AACAATCTACCGGAGGAGAAACCGAGACCGACGGCCCAAAGCCTGATGCTG AGCATCAACGCAAGATCAATGTCGCTAACTTGCCGTGGGACGTAACTGAGCAGCAGTTGCGCGATTTGTTCAGCGGTCATGAGGTCGAGAAGGTGGAGATCTACCATTACCGCAAGTACACGCTGGCCTTGGTCCTGTTCAAGGACAAGGACACCGCTGCCGCGGCTCTGGCCGAAAAGGAGAACTCTATGTTCCGCGATCGCCGTCTTCGTATGCACATGGAATTCACCTCAATCCGCCATATCAAGCGTGAAGTCATTGTTACCGTCGTTGAAGATGAGAACATGACCGAAGAGCAGCTGTGGGATAAGGTTAAGGCAGCTGGCGTGGAACCGACTTCGGTGTTGATCTTCTATCCATTGGGCTATGTTACTTTGGAGAAGGAATGCGACAAGGCCCCTATTCTTGAGAAACTGAAGGCCGCTGGATTCAATGCGCATGACTTGAACCAACGTGACCAGAACCAGCATTTGGACATCTGGCGTGCGGCCAAACTGTTCTTCCGTAACCGCAACCGTGTCCAGCTGTTGAACATTCCCAACAAGTGGATTGAAGATAAGGAAGAGATGAAGAAACAATGCGCTGAAGGAGGTACCATTACCGAAGCTGTTTCGAACAATGTTACCCAAAATCCCCAGATGGCTTCCAACTATGCCCGAATCTTCTACGAAACTGAAGAGCAGGCCGTCAAGGCTGCAAAGGCTCTGAATGGACGCGTTGTTGATGGCAAGCGTATCCATGCTCTGCATCTGGGATCCGCATTGATGCCCAACTACAAGACCTCGGTCTACGTTACGTCTTTGGACAAGGGTGTTACTGAAGAGCAAGTTTATGATCATTTCAAGCAGTTTGGCGAAATTGAGTTCACCAACCGTCGCAACTGTGGAGATGCTGCTATCATCTGCTACAAGAACGCTGCTTCCGCTGAGAAAGCGCTTGCATGCACCACCTTCCCGGCGCCTACCGAAGAGAACAAGGATGCTACCAAGGAGGTTGTTGTCAAGAAATACGACGGACCATTGGTCCTTCGTCCGGTTGCCCTGAAGCGTAAATTGAAGGCCGGAGAAGAAGAGAAGGATCAGGCCGAAAAGACCAAGGAGCAACAAAGTGTGCTCGGAAAGCTGAAGGCTTACCACCCGATCTTTGTCGGCAACGTGCCACTGAATTGCCCACCTTTGGAATTGAAGCACTACTTTGCGCAGCACGGACCAATCAAGTTCATGTTCTCGCCGCAAATCTTGGCTTACCGCAACAGCGCGCCTCACCCCGTGAAGACGTTCATCATCTACTACATGAACCGTCCGAGCCAGCAGAATGCCGTTCGCTTCTTCGACCACAAGTTCTTCGGTGGTCACCGTCTGCATGTGCTGCCACTGCGCGGAACACAAAACATGGATGTCAAGAAGACCATCAAGATGACCAAGATTCCATTCA TGTCCGAGGATGCGTTGTTCAAGAAGATCAAGCCATTCGTTGGCAAGATCAACCGCATCGTGAAGAAGTCGCGATTGATAGCTTACATTGAGCTGGAAGACAGCGCCGACGTCGAGAAAATGATGAACGTTGAAACCCCTGACCATCCTCTGCCAAAGGGTAAGATGGAACAGCTCAAGACCCCAATCAGCGCTCGTCTGTACAATGAGGACGATGTTCGTGTATTGAACGGCATCGCCAAGATTGTCGCCAAGAACCCGGATATGCTGAAGAAGAACATTCAGCCACCCAACAAGCGTCCACGCATGGAGTTCGGTGGTCCAG GTTTTAATCAAGGCCCTGGAGGCTTCGTTCCCAATAACAATATGAACAATCCAAATGCTATCCAAGATTTGTTGCGTCTTGCGTTCATGTCCGGCAAGAACGTTGGCGAGAGTCTGGCTTCTAACCAGAGCTCGTTCGGACCCGACCCACCAGTCGCCAATTCCAACAACTTTGGTGACGGTGGTTTCGGTAACCGTAACCGCAATAACCAAGGTGGTAATCAAGGCAACTTCCGTGGTCAAGGAAGAATGAACATGAACCAGAATCAGAACCGTGGCAACAATGCCAACAATTTCGGTGGCAACACAAATGCCGGTGGTAACAACTTCCAAGCTTCCCCCGGAAATCAAAACCGTGGTGGACAAAACATGAATCGTGGTAATCAACAGAACCAGAACCGTGCTGGTGGTAACATGAACCAAGGCAACAACATGAATCAGGCCGGCGGCGGAAATGTTAATCGCCCTCAGCAAAATAAGCCAATGAACATGAATACCGgtaaccaaaatcaaaatagaaACAACCAGGTTGGTGGCGGCGGCAATATGAACCGCAACCAAAACCAAAATAACCGCAACAACTTCGACAATGACAATTCCTTTGGCGGAGGAAACAACTTTGGCAACAACCGCAACAACAATTTTTCCAATGACAGTTTTGGTAGCAACGATAATAACTTTGGTGGTAACAATAGTGGTAGTAACAACTTCTCGAATGACAACAACTTCGGTGGTAATAACCGTGGTAACAACTTCGGTGGTAACAAGCGCAACCAGAACGATAACTTTAATAACTCGTTCGGTAGCGGAAACAACAGCGGTGGAAACAATCGCTTCAATAACGATGGAAACAATTTCAATAGCAATTTTAACAACCGCAACCAAAACAATCGTTTTGACAACGACAACGATAACAATTTTACTGGTAATAAGGGTGGTAACAATTTCGGCAACCGTCAAAACAAGCCCTTCAATCAGGGAAACAATCAGGGTGGCAACCAGGGAGGCGGTATGTCCTTTGGTGAATTTAACAACTCCAATTCCTCCAACCGTAGTGGTGGAAACTTCGGTGGAAACAATTCCGGTTTCAATTCTGGCAACGCCGGAGGAAACAAGTGGAACAACAATTCCCAGCAATCCAATACTGGCAGCCGCCTCGCTGGTAGCATTTTTAGCCGACGCTTCTAA